One genomic window of Quercus robur chromosome 6, dhQueRobu3.1, whole genome shotgun sequence includes the following:
- the LOC126689825 gene encoding uncharacterized protein LOC126689825 → MGNPGMAEGGVLIRNANGEWVKGYARAIGCATSVAMELWALRDGIQLCISLKVPAKDMDNKNGVGILVVDYKEGMKKIPLVHIQPCYKEANKCADALARRGASLAQDFTIFMDPPADVAFLLNLDSAGTIYFRDVAFVVEGS, encoded by the exons ATGGGAAACCCCGGCATGGCTGAAGGAGGTGTATTGATTCGTAATGCAAATGGTGAGTGGGTGAAAGGATACGCTAGAGCAATTGGTTGTGCTACTAGTGTTGCAATGGAGCTTTGGGCTTTAAGGGATGGTATTCAGCTCTGTATATCTCTTAAAGTTCCAGCG AAAGATATGGATAACAAAAATGGTGTTGGCATTTTAGTAGTTGACTACAAAGAAGGGATGAAGAAGATTCCTTTGGTGCATATTCAACCCTGCTACAAAGAGGCAAACAAGTGTGCCGATGCGCTGGCACGCAGGGGAGCTTCTCTAGCACAGGATTTTACCATTTTCATGGATCCCCCAGCTGATGTAgcttttcttcttaatttagATTCTGCTGGAACTATTTATTTTCGTGATGTAGCCTTTGTTGTGGAAGGCAGTTAG
- the LOC126732644 gene encoding demethylepipodophyllotoxin synthase-like, with protein sequence MARECFTVHDKVFSTRPSIAASKLLGYDYAMFGFAPYGSYWREMRKIATIELLSNHRLDMLKHILTSEVKTVIKELYKLWVSKGSAESGAIVDMKQWFGELTHNIALRMVGGKRYFGANADFDEDEAHRYQKVMREFFSLFGVFVLSDAIPYLGWLDMNGYESRMKKTAKELDALIGGWLEEHKQKSLLDEKRKEEQDFMDVMLNTLKDAKISGFDADTINKATCLNLILAGSDTTMVTLTWTLSLLLNNSHVLQKAFDELDIHVSKDRHLDESDIKNLVYLQAIVKETLRLYPPTPIIGLRAAMQDCTLSAGYHIPVNTRLIVNAWKIQRDEHVWPNPHKFQPERFLTSHKDIDVRGKNFELIPFGSGRRSCPGVSLALQVVHLTLASLLHSFEIATPSNEDVDMTESTGLTNLKATPLEVLLIPRLNSELYQ encoded by the exons ATGGCCAGAGAGTGTTTCACTGTCCATGACAAGGTTTTCTCAACCAGGCCAAGTATTGCTGCCTCGAAGTTGTTGGGCTATGACTATGCTATGTTTGGCTTTGCTCCTTATGGATCATACTGGCGTGAGATGCGGAAGATAGCAACTATTGAGCTTTTGTCAAATCATCGGCTTGATATGCTTAAGCATATACTAACTTCAGAGGTTAAAACTGTGATCAAAGAATTGTACAAACTATGGGTTAGCAAAGGTAGTGCAGAAAGTGGAGCTATTGTGGATATGAAGCAATGGTTTGGGGAGTTGACACATAATATTGCATTAAGAATGGTGGGAGGGAAGAGATACTTTGGAGCTAATGCTGATTTTGATGAAGATGAGGCACATCGCTATCAAAAAGTGATGAGggaatttttttctctctttgggGTGTTTGTGTTGTCAGATGCAATACCATATCTTGGGTGGTTGGATATGAATGGATACGAGTCAAGGATGAAGAAAACTGCAAAAGAATTGGATGCTTTAATTGGAGGGTGGCTAGAGGAGCATAAACAGAAGAGTTTGTTAgatgagaagagaaaagaagagcaGGATTTTATGGATGTGATGCTGAACACCCTGAAAGATGCCAAGATTTCAGGTTTTGACGCTGACACAATCAACAAGGCTACTTGCCTG AATCTAATTTTAGCAGGAAGTGACACCACCATGGTCACTCTCACATGGACACTGTCTTTACTACTCAACAATAGCCATGTGCTACAAAAGGCCTTTGATGAGCTGGACATCCATGTTAGCAAGGATAGACACCTTGATGAATCTGacataaaaaatttagtttatcTCCAGGCCATTGTCAAGGAAACACTGCGCCTATACCCTCCTACTCCAATCATAGGTCTTCGTGCTGCAATGCAAGATTGCACACTCTCAGCTGGGTATCACATTCCAGTCAATACACGATTAATAGTGAATGCTTGGAAAATTCAGAGAGACGAGCATGTGTGGCCAAACCCTCACAAGTTCCAGCCTGAGAGGTTTTTGACTAGCCATAAGGATATAGATGTGAGAGGTAAGAATTTTGAACTCATTCCTTTTGGCTCAGGAAGGCGATCTTGCCCTGGGGTCTCACTAGCTCTTCAAGTGGTGCATTTGACTCTTGCTAGCTTGTTACATAGTTTTGAAATTGCTACGCCATCAAATGAAGATGTGGATATGACTGAGAGCACTGGCTTGACAAACTTGAAGGCTACCCCACTTGAAGTTCTCCTTATTCCACGTCTTAATTCTGAACTGTATCAGTAA
- the LOC126732645 gene encoding uncharacterized protein LOC126732645, producing the protein MYEVDNGRERHVVDLAKKACSCRIWDLTGLPCKHGISAIVKNLEKVEDYVHPCYLKETFAETYKEIIQPMLGQSEWVKTNQPAPVAPHVYKPPGRPPKQRKRDPEEPRNPYRVSRMNKTIKCGKCKKEGHNARGCKAGITGETPWQRRDRLAKSTAAQGSKSTKTKQTATPQTASQPPSTRSQSAYRAFGQTASQPAPNNRSEAATQPATRSKANWFSSSSQPSFHTPRETWDSLPSQAPLACSILFIFFLLLTIVGSSC; encoded by the exons ATGTATGAGGTTGATAATGGTCGTGAGAGACATGTGGTTGACTTGGCTAAGAAAGCATGCAGCTGTAGGATTTGGGATTTGACAGGACTTCCTTGCAAACATGGGATCTCTGCTATTGTTAAGAACCTGGAGAAAGTGGAGGACTATGTGCATCCTTGTTACTTAAAAGAGACATTTGCTGAAACATACAAAGAGATAATACAGCCAATGCTTGGCCAGTCTGAGTGGGTTAAGACTAACCAACCTGCTCCTGTTGCTCCTCATGTGTATAAACCACCTGGCAGACCaccaaagcaaagaaaaagagatcctGAAGAGCCAAGGAACCCTTATAGAGTTTCTAGGATGAACAAGACAATCAAGTGTGGGAAGTGCAAGAAAGAAGGACATAATGCAAGAGGGTGCAAGGCAGGCATCACTGGTGAAACTCCATGGCAGAGAAGAGATAGACTTGCTAAATCAACAGCT GCACAAGGCAGTAAATCTACAAAAACAAAGCAGACTGCAACACCTCAAACTGCATCTCAGCCACCAAGTACTAGATCTCAGAGTGCATACAGAGCTTTTGGTCAAACTGCATCTCAACCTGCACCAAACAATAGATCTGAGGCTGCAACTCAACCTGCAACTAGATCTAAGGCTAACTGGTTCTCTTCATCCTCACAACCAAGCTTCCATACCCCTAGAGAGACATGGGATTCTTTACCATCTCAGGCACCTCTGGCTtgttctattttgtttatttttttcctcttactTACTATTGTTGGATCATCTTGCTaa
- the LOC126689826 gene encoding uncharacterized protein LOC126689826, which produces MSSSTGNGSTISGFYRAGDGHLCTLENCALRTSRKAGNYGRRFVGCSQFNVGPKCGFFQWVDNKTCKSDRESISMLENELQLANQREMTTKEMEERCNRRERETHELYVEIREKLKRVRESERLYKMALVLSWLFFIFVMLLLCFA; this is translated from the exons ATGTCTTCATCAACTGGCAATGGCTCTACAATTAGTGGTTTCTACCGTGCCGGAGATGGTCATTTATGTACCCTTGAGAATTGTGCCCTAAGAACAAGTCGAAAAGCTGGTAACTATGGAAGAAGATTCGTTGGTTGTAGTCAATTTAAT GTTGGTCCCAAATGTGGCTTCTTTCAGTGGGTGGATAACAAAACTTGTAAGAGTGACCGTGAAAGCATAAGTATGCTTGAGAATGAATTGCAGCTTGCAAATCAGAGAGAAATGACAACTAAGGAAATGGAAGAAAGATGTAACCGGAGGGAAAGAGAAACTCATGAGCTTTATGTAGAAATTAGAGAGAAACTTAAGAGagttagagagagtgagagattgtaCAAGATGGCATTAGTTTTGTCatggttatttttcatttttgtaatgttgttgttgtgttttgccTAA